The Miscanthus floridulus cultivar M001 chromosome 17, ASM1932011v1, whole genome shotgun sequence genome has a window encoding:
- the LOC136515975 gene encoding LOB domain-containing protein 41-like: MLPMSGSTSTAGGAAKMRMVSSCNGCRALRKGCSDDCTIRPCLQWIKNKNPEAQGNATVFLAKFYGRAGLLNLIAAAPDDAGGQAVFRSLLYEACGRIVNPVYGAVGLLWSGQWPKCVDAVEAVFKGELGVPVDVVQVDAASSEAAAAPPPPLGARPGASSSAAYDIRHFAKNSDAAVAADLLRFARAGRTGLKRGKGSPSYASKAKLLKGKGKGKATKNVRASPSPPLGQGQQQEAEELEPVPMVMELLEHDGGRDEEFAGSHDHHLKGKGSKENTDVEAAASHVIQAEAEPPLGNQVLVADQEEEKVGLELTLGFEPVPLVRQQPCGDQTGSSGLRLQLPPA, translated from the coding sequence ATGCTCCCGATGAGTGGATCCACCTCCACCGCCGGAGGGGCGGCGAAGATGCGGATGGTCAGCAGCTGCAACGGCTGCCGCGCCCTGCGCAAGGGCTGCAGCGACGACTGCACCATCCGCCCCTGCCTGCAGTGGATCAAGAACAAGAACCCCGAGGCGCAGGGCAACGCCACCGTCTTCCTCGCCAAGTTCTACGGCCGGGCGGGGCTGCTCAACCTGATCGCCGCCGCGCCCGACGACGCCGGCGGCCAGGCGGTCTTCCGCTCCCTGCTTTACGAGGCGTGCGGCCGCATCGTCAACCCGGTGTACGGCGCCGTCGGCCTGCTCTGGTCGGGCCAGTGGCCGAAGTGCGTCGACGCCGTCGAGGCCGTGTTCAAGGGGGAACTCGGGGTACCGGTCGACGTCGTGCAGGTCGACGCCGCGTCGTCCGAGGCAGCcgcggccccgccgccgccgctcggcgCCAGGCCAGGCGCGTCGTCGTCGGCTGCCTACGACATCCGCCACTTCGCCAAGAATTCCGACGCCGCCGTCGCGGCCGACCTCCTCCGCTTCGCTCGCGCCGGCCGCACGGGGTTGAAGCGCGGTAAGGGTTCTCCTTCCTACGCTTCCAAGGCGAAGCTCCtcaagggcaagggcaagggcaaggccacCAAGAACGTGCGCGCGTCGCCCAGCCCTCCTTTGGGGCAAGGGCAACAACAAGAGGCGGAGGAACTGGAACCGGTGCCGATGGTCATGGAGCTGCTTGAGCACGACGGCGGCCGCGATGAGGAGTTTGCGGGCAGCCACGACCACCACCTGAAGGGAAAGGGATCGAAGGAGAACACCGACGTGGAGGCGGCGGCCTCCCACGTGATCCAAGCCGAGGCCGAGCCGCCACTCGGCAACCAGGTGCTGGTAGCGGATCAGGAGGAAGAGAAGGTCGGGCTGGAGCTCACGCTCGGTTTCGAGCCGGTGCCACTCGTCAGGCAGCAGCCGTGCGGCGACCAGACCGGGTCGAGCGGCCTCCGGCTGCAGCTGCCGCCGGCCTGA